A single genomic interval of Tursiops truncatus isolate mTurTru1 chromosome 16, mTurTru1.mat.Y, whole genome shotgun sequence harbors:
- the LOC117308467 gene encoding uncharacterized protein: MAFLPIWLFHIQETGWVRYRDFHHPLPDPCLPHPRQAPGLGSHPRPHLPSAPGECFSLGPPPPLPLPTAHGRAPEPRAGERGRLVSEERQRAPPPSEPATPLSVNRKPGGGGGGAAAPQLPSPPRAPPAGPGPRPPWLPPPPPPELVPEPATCPQWAAAASCAAASVGEWSALEFEQGPEPSQRHLRSRPPPPSSNSGSLRHSASHRPRAAARPRSQSRSCLLKPPRRRRAPHAPAPAIGPTAGPDGSCSPGPRGRGAESSARELAAGGEVATDPDGPGSGASSSCWPCRETQVPRGRAGGAVQAAVSIVSPPGTRRCQGTAAEGKPR, encoded by the exons ATGGCTTTTCTCCCCATATGGCTTTTCCACATTCAAG AGACCGGGTGGGTGAGGTACAGAGACTTCCATCACCCCCTCCCggacccctgcctcccccaccctcGGCAAGCTCCGGGCCTAGGCAGCCACCCGAGACCTCACTTACCCTCGGCGCCTGGCGAGTGCTTTAGCCTCGGGCCGCCTCCGCCTCTCCCGCTCCCAACGGCCCACGGGCGGGCGCCGGAGCCCCGCGCGGGAGAACGGGGCCGGCTGGTGAGCGAAGAGAGGCAAAGGGCTCCGCCACCGTCAGAACCCGCGACTCCGCTCTCGGTAAATAGGAAACCCGGTGGAGGGGGGGGAGGAGCGGCGGCACCGCAACTTCCCTCCCCGCCTCGAGCGCCGCCGGCCGGGCCCGGGCCTAGGCCTCCCTGGctaccgccgccgccgccgccggagcTGGTACCAGAGCCCGCTACGTGCCCCCAAtgggccgccgccgcctcctgcgCCGCCGCTTCCGTCGGTGAATGGTCAGCGCTAGAGTTTGAACAGGGCCCTGAACCATCTCAACGCCATTTGCGCTCCCggcccccacctccttcctccaaCAGCGGCTCGCTCCGTCACTCCGCTTCCCACAGGCCCCGCGCGGCCGCCCGACCCCGCAGCCAATCGCGCAGCTGCTTACTCAAACCGCCGCGCAGGCGCCGCGCCCCGCATGCTCCGGCGCCCGCCATTGGGCCGACCGCGGGGCCCGACGGGAGTTGTAGTCCGGGTCCGCGAGGTCGCGGCGCTGAGAGCTCGGCGCGGGAGCTGGCAGCGGGAGGAGAGGTGGCGACGGACCCGGACGGCCCGGGCTCCGGAGCAAGTTCCAGCTGCTGGCCCTGCCGGGAGACGCAGGTGCCACGGGGGAGGGCCGGGGGCGCAGTGCAGGCAGCTGTGTCAATCGTTTCCCCTCCAGGGACTCGCCGGTGTCAGGGGACG gctgCGGAAGGAAAACCACGTTAA